From one Callithrix jacchus isolate 240 chromosome 2, calJac240_pri, whole genome shotgun sequence genomic stretch:
- the ZNF366 gene encoding zinc finger protein 366 isoform X2, whose protein sequence is MQKEMKMIKDEDVHFNLAVKKTPSFPHCLQPVASRGKAPQRHPFPEALRGPFSQFRYEPPPGDLDGFPGVFEGGGSRKRKSMPTKMPYNHPAEEAALALHSEENKNRGLPNLPLLFPQPPRPKYDSQMIDLCNAGFQFYRSLEHLGAKPVKQEPIKPSAMWPQPTPAPFLPAPYPYYPKLHPGLMFPFFVPSSSPFPFSRHAFLPKQPPEPLLPRKAESQESEETKQKVERVDVNVQIDDSYYVDVGGAQKRWQCPTCEKSYTSKYNLVTHILGHSGIKPHACTHCGKLFKQLSHLHTHMLTHQGTRPHKCQVCHKAFTQTSHLKRHMMQHSEVKPHNCRVCGRGFAYPSELKAHEAKHASGRENICVECGLDFPTLAQLKRHLTTHRGPIQYNCSECDKTFQYPSQLQNHMMKHKDIRPYICSECGMEFVQPHHLKQHSLTHKGVKEHKCGICGREFTLLANMKRHVLIHTNIRAYQCHLCYKSFVQKQTLKAHMIVHSDVKPFKCKLCGKEFNRMHNLMGHMHLHSDSKPFKCLYCPSKFTLKGNLTRHMKVKHGVMERGLHSQGLGRGRIALAQTAGVLRSLEQEEPFDLSQKRRVKGPVFQSDGESARGSPCHEEEEEDNCYEVEPYSPGLAPQSQQLCTPEDLSTKPEHAPKVLEEACKEKEEASKEEWEERSKGDLGAEGGQERDCAGREECLSLRAFPSTRRGPSFSDYLYFKHRDESLKELLERKMEKQAMLLGV, encoded by the exons ATGCAGAAGGAAATGAAGATGATCAAAGATGAGGATGTGCATTTCAACTTGGCTGTGAAGAAGACcccctcctttccccactgcctGCAGCCAGTGGCTTCTCGGGGAAAGGCTCCCCAAAGACACCCCTTCCCAGAAGCTCTCCGAGGACCCTTTTCCCAGTTTCGGTATGAACCTCCTCCAGGAGACCTAGATGGGTTCCCCGGGGTCTTCGAAGGAGGGGGGTCTAGGAAACGGAAGAGCATGCCCACAAAGATGCCCTATAACCACCCTGCAGAAGAAGCCGCCCTTGCCCTTCACTCCGAGGAGAACAAAAACCGCGGCCTTCCCAACCTCCCTTTGCTGTTCCCGCAGCCCCCGCGCCCCAAGTATGACTCTCAGATGATCGACCTGTGCAACGCGGGCTTCCAATTCTACCGCAGCCTGGAACACCTGGGGGCCAAGCCAGTCAAGCAGGAGCCCATTAAGCCCAGCGCCATGTGGCCCCAGCCGACGCCCGCTCCATTTTTGCCTGCGCCCTACCCCTACTACCCCAAACTCCACCCAGGCCTCATGTTCCCCTTCTTCGTGCCCTCGTCCTCGCCCTTCCCCTTCAGCCGGCACGCCTTCCTGCCCAAGCAGCCCCCGGAACCTCTGCTGCCCCGGAAAGCCGAGTCCCAGGAGAGCGAGGAGACCAAGCAGAAAGTGGAAAGGGTGGATGTGAACGTGCAGATCGATGACAGCTACTACGTGGACGTGGGCGGCGCACAGAAGCGCTGGCAATGCCCCACCTGCGAGAAATCCTATACCTCCAAGTACAACCTGGTCACCCACATCCTGGGTCACAGCGGGATCAAGCCGCACGCATGCACGCACTGTGGGAAGCTCTTCAAGCAGCTCAGCCACCTGCACACCCACATGCTGACCCACCAGGGCACGCGGCCCCACAAGTGCCAGGTGTGCCACAAGGCCTTTACCCAGACCAGCCACCTGAAGCGCCACATGATGCAGCACAGCGAGGTGAAGCCACACAACTGCCGCGTGTGCGGCCGCGGCTTCGCCTACCCAAGCGAGCTCAAGGCCCACGAGGCCAAGCACGCCAGCGGGCGCGAGAACATCTGTGTGGAGTGCGGCCTCGACTTCCCCACCCTGGCCCAGCTGAAGAGACACCTCACCACGCACCGGGGCCCCATCCAGTACAACTGCTCCGAGTGCGACAAGACCTTCCAGTACCCAAGCCAGCTGCAGAACCACATGATGAAGCACAAGGACATCCGGCCCTACATCTGCTCGGAGTGTGGCATGGAGTTCGTGCAGCCGCACCACCTCAAGCAGCACTCGCTCACCCACAAG GGTGTGAAGGAGCACAAGTGTGGGATTTGCGGGCGGGAGTTCACCCTGCTGGCCAACATGAAGCGACACGTGTTGATCCACACCAACATCCGCGCCTACCAGTGTCACCTCTGCTACAAGAGCTTCGTCCAGAAGCAGACCCTAAAGGCACACATGATCGTCCACTCTGATGTGAAGCCTTTCAAATGCAAG CTATGTGGGAAGGAATTCAACCGGATGCACAACCTGATGGGCCACATGCACCTGCACTCGGACAGCAAACCCTTCAAGTGCCTCTATTGCCCGAGCAAATTCACCCTGAAGGGGAACCTGACGCGCCACATGAAAGTCAAGCACGGAGTCATGGAACGGGGCCTTCATTCCCAAG GTCTGGGAAGGGGGAGAATCGCCCTGGCACAGACAGCCGGCGTCCTGAGGAGTCTGGAGCAAGAGGAGCCCTTTGACCTCTCTCAGAAGCGCCGGGTCAAGGGGCCGGTGTTCCAATCAGACGGGGAGAGTGCCCGGGGCAGCCCCTGCcacgaggaggaagaggaggacaaCTGCTACGAGGTGGAGCCCTACAGCCCCGGCCTGGCCCCGCAGAGCCAACAGCTCTGCACACCCGAGGATCTGTCCACCAAGCCCGAGCACGCCCCCAAGGTGCTGGAGGAAGCCTgcaaggagaaggaggaagcgTCTAAGGAAGAATGGGAGGAGAGGAGCAAGGGCGACCTCGGGGCAGAGGGTGGCCAGGAGAGAGATTGTGCCGGCAGAGAGGAGTGCCTCAGCCTCAGGGCTTTTCCGAGCACCCGGCGGGGCCCCTCTTTTTCCGATTACTTATACTTCAAGCACAGAGATGAGAGTTTGAAAGAATTACTggagaggaaaatggaaaaacaagcaatgctTTTAGGTGTCTAA
- the ZNF366 gene encoding zinc finger protein 366 isoform X3, whose translation MIDLCNAGFQFYRSLEHLGAKPVKQEPIKPSAMWPQPTPAPFLPAPYPYYPKLHPGLMFPFFVPSSSPFPFSRHAFLPKQPPEPLLPRKAESQESEETKQKVERVDVNVQIDDSYYVDVGGAQKRWQCPTCEKSYTSKYNLVTHILGHSGIKPHACTHCGKLFKQLSHLHTHMLTHQGTRPHKCQVCHKAFTQTSHLKRHMMQHSEVKPHNCRVCGRGFAYPSELKAHEAKHASGRENICVECGLDFPTLAQLKRHLTTHRGPIQYNCSECDKTFQYPSQLQNHMMKHKDIRPYICSECGMEFVQPHHLKQHSLTHKGVKEHKCGICGREFTLLANMKRHVLIHTNIRAYQCHLCYKSFVQKQTLKAHMIVHSDVKPFKCKLCGKEFNRMHNLMGHMHLHSDSKPFKCLYCPSKFTLKGNLTRHMKVKHGVMERGLHSQGLGRGRIALAQTAGVLRSLEQEEPFDLSQKRRVKGPVFQSDGESARGSPCHEEEEEDNCYEVEPYSPGLAPQSQQLCTPEDLSTKPEHAPKVLEEACKEKEEASKEEWEERSKGDLGAEGGQERDCAGREECLSLRAFPSTRRGPSFSDYLYFKHRDESLKELLERKMEKQAMLLGV comes from the exons ATGATCGACCTGTGCAACGCGGGCTTCCAATTCTACCGCAGCCTGGAACACCTGGGGGCCAAGCCAGTCAAGCAGGAGCCCATTAAGCCCAGCGCCATGTGGCCCCAGCCGACGCCCGCTCCATTTTTGCCTGCGCCCTACCCCTACTACCCCAAACTCCACCCAGGCCTCATGTTCCCCTTCTTCGTGCCCTCGTCCTCGCCCTTCCCCTTCAGCCGGCACGCCTTCCTGCCCAAGCAGCCCCCGGAACCTCTGCTGCCCCGGAAAGCCGAGTCCCAGGAGAGCGAGGAGACCAAGCAGAAAGTGGAAAGGGTGGATGTGAACGTGCAGATCGATGACAGCTACTACGTGGACGTGGGCGGCGCACAGAAGCGCTGGCAATGCCCCACCTGCGAGAAATCCTATACCTCCAAGTACAACCTGGTCACCCACATCCTGGGTCACAGCGGGATCAAGCCGCACGCATGCACGCACTGTGGGAAGCTCTTCAAGCAGCTCAGCCACCTGCACACCCACATGCTGACCCACCAGGGCACGCGGCCCCACAAGTGCCAGGTGTGCCACAAGGCCTTTACCCAGACCAGCCACCTGAAGCGCCACATGATGCAGCACAGCGAGGTGAAGCCACACAACTGCCGCGTGTGCGGCCGCGGCTTCGCCTACCCAAGCGAGCTCAAGGCCCACGAGGCCAAGCACGCCAGCGGGCGCGAGAACATCTGTGTGGAGTGCGGCCTCGACTTCCCCACCCTGGCCCAGCTGAAGAGACACCTCACCACGCACCGGGGCCCCATCCAGTACAACTGCTCCGAGTGCGACAAGACCTTCCAGTACCCAAGCCAGCTGCAGAACCACATGATGAAGCACAAGGACATCCGGCCCTACATCTGCTCGGAGTGTGGCATGGAGTTCGTGCAGCCGCACCACCTCAAGCAGCACTCGCTCACCCACAAG GGTGTGAAGGAGCACAAGTGTGGGATTTGCGGGCGGGAGTTCACCCTGCTGGCCAACATGAAGCGACACGTGTTGATCCACACCAACATCCGCGCCTACCAGTGTCACCTCTGCTACAAGAGCTTCGTCCAGAAGCAGACCCTAAAGGCACACATGATCGTCCACTCTGATGTGAAGCCTTTCAAATGCAAG CTATGTGGGAAGGAATTCAACCGGATGCACAACCTGATGGGCCACATGCACCTGCACTCGGACAGCAAACCCTTCAAGTGCCTCTATTGCCCGAGCAAATTCACCCTGAAGGGGAACCTGACGCGCCACATGAAAGTCAAGCACGGAGTCATGGAACGGGGCCTTCATTCCCAAG GTCTGGGAAGGGGGAGAATCGCCCTGGCACAGACAGCCGGCGTCCTGAGGAGTCTGGAGCAAGAGGAGCCCTTTGACCTCTCTCAGAAGCGCCGGGTCAAGGGGCCGGTGTTCCAATCAGACGGGGAGAGTGCCCGGGGCAGCCCCTGCcacgaggaggaagaggaggacaaCTGCTACGAGGTGGAGCCCTACAGCCCCGGCCTGGCCCCGCAGAGCCAACAGCTCTGCACACCCGAGGATCTGTCCACCAAGCCCGAGCACGCCCCCAAGGTGCTGGAGGAAGCCTgcaaggagaaggaggaagcgTCTAAGGAAGAATGGGAGGAGAGGAGCAAGGGCGACCTCGGGGCAGAGGGTGGCCAGGAGAGAGATTGTGCCGGCAGAGAGGAGTGCCTCAGCCTCAGGGCTTTTCCGAGCACCCGGCGGGGCCCCTCTTTTTCCGATTACTTATACTTCAAGCACAGAGATGAGAGTTTGAAAGAATTACTggagaggaaaatggaaaaacaagcaatgctTTTAGGTGTCTAA
- the ZNF366 gene encoding zinc finger protein 366 isoform X1, whose product MTLCRVLSQLSYRKLPRMQKEMKMIKDEDVHFNLAVKKTPSFPHCLQPVASRGKAPQRHPFPEALRGPFSQFRYEPPPGDLDGFPGVFEGGGSRKRKSMPTKMPYNHPAEEAALALHSEENKNRGLPNLPLLFPQPPRPKYDSQMIDLCNAGFQFYRSLEHLGAKPVKQEPIKPSAMWPQPTPAPFLPAPYPYYPKLHPGLMFPFFVPSSSPFPFSRHAFLPKQPPEPLLPRKAESQESEETKQKVERVDVNVQIDDSYYVDVGGAQKRWQCPTCEKSYTSKYNLVTHILGHSGIKPHACTHCGKLFKQLSHLHTHMLTHQGTRPHKCQVCHKAFTQTSHLKRHMMQHSEVKPHNCRVCGRGFAYPSELKAHEAKHASGRENICVECGLDFPTLAQLKRHLTTHRGPIQYNCSECDKTFQYPSQLQNHMMKHKDIRPYICSECGMEFVQPHHLKQHSLTHKGVKEHKCGICGREFTLLANMKRHVLIHTNIRAYQCHLCYKSFVQKQTLKAHMIVHSDVKPFKCKLCGKEFNRMHNLMGHMHLHSDSKPFKCLYCPSKFTLKGNLTRHMKVKHGVMERGLHSQGLGRGRIALAQTAGVLRSLEQEEPFDLSQKRRVKGPVFQSDGESARGSPCHEEEEEDNCYEVEPYSPGLAPQSQQLCTPEDLSTKPEHAPKVLEEACKEKEEASKEEWEERSKGDLGAEGGQERDCAGREECLSLRAFPSTRRGPSFSDYLYFKHRDESLKELLERKMEKQAMLLGV is encoded by the exons gaaaattgccAAGGATGCAGAAGGAAATGAAGATGATCAAAGATGAGGATGTGCATTTCAACTTGGCTGTGAAGAAGACcccctcctttccccactgcctGCAGCCAGTGGCTTCTCGGGGAAAGGCTCCCCAAAGACACCCCTTCCCAGAAGCTCTCCGAGGACCCTTTTCCCAGTTTCGGTATGAACCTCCTCCAGGAGACCTAGATGGGTTCCCCGGGGTCTTCGAAGGAGGGGGGTCTAGGAAACGGAAGAGCATGCCCACAAAGATGCCCTATAACCACCCTGCAGAAGAAGCCGCCCTTGCCCTTCACTCCGAGGAGAACAAAAACCGCGGCCTTCCCAACCTCCCTTTGCTGTTCCCGCAGCCCCCGCGCCCCAAGTATGACTCTCAGATGATCGACCTGTGCAACGCGGGCTTCCAATTCTACCGCAGCCTGGAACACCTGGGGGCCAAGCCAGTCAAGCAGGAGCCCATTAAGCCCAGCGCCATGTGGCCCCAGCCGACGCCCGCTCCATTTTTGCCTGCGCCCTACCCCTACTACCCCAAACTCCACCCAGGCCTCATGTTCCCCTTCTTCGTGCCCTCGTCCTCGCCCTTCCCCTTCAGCCGGCACGCCTTCCTGCCCAAGCAGCCCCCGGAACCTCTGCTGCCCCGGAAAGCCGAGTCCCAGGAGAGCGAGGAGACCAAGCAGAAAGTGGAAAGGGTGGATGTGAACGTGCAGATCGATGACAGCTACTACGTGGACGTGGGCGGCGCACAGAAGCGCTGGCAATGCCCCACCTGCGAGAAATCCTATACCTCCAAGTACAACCTGGTCACCCACATCCTGGGTCACAGCGGGATCAAGCCGCACGCATGCACGCACTGTGGGAAGCTCTTCAAGCAGCTCAGCCACCTGCACACCCACATGCTGACCCACCAGGGCACGCGGCCCCACAAGTGCCAGGTGTGCCACAAGGCCTTTACCCAGACCAGCCACCTGAAGCGCCACATGATGCAGCACAGCGAGGTGAAGCCACACAACTGCCGCGTGTGCGGCCGCGGCTTCGCCTACCCAAGCGAGCTCAAGGCCCACGAGGCCAAGCACGCCAGCGGGCGCGAGAACATCTGTGTGGAGTGCGGCCTCGACTTCCCCACCCTGGCCCAGCTGAAGAGACACCTCACCACGCACCGGGGCCCCATCCAGTACAACTGCTCCGAGTGCGACAAGACCTTCCAGTACCCAAGCCAGCTGCAGAACCACATGATGAAGCACAAGGACATCCGGCCCTACATCTGCTCGGAGTGTGGCATGGAGTTCGTGCAGCCGCACCACCTCAAGCAGCACTCGCTCACCCACAAG GGTGTGAAGGAGCACAAGTGTGGGATTTGCGGGCGGGAGTTCACCCTGCTGGCCAACATGAAGCGACACGTGTTGATCCACACCAACATCCGCGCCTACCAGTGTCACCTCTGCTACAAGAGCTTCGTCCAGAAGCAGACCCTAAAGGCACACATGATCGTCCACTCTGATGTGAAGCCTTTCAAATGCAAG CTATGTGGGAAGGAATTCAACCGGATGCACAACCTGATGGGCCACATGCACCTGCACTCGGACAGCAAACCCTTCAAGTGCCTCTATTGCCCGAGCAAATTCACCCTGAAGGGGAACCTGACGCGCCACATGAAAGTCAAGCACGGAGTCATGGAACGGGGCCTTCATTCCCAAG GTCTGGGAAGGGGGAGAATCGCCCTGGCACAGACAGCCGGCGTCCTGAGGAGTCTGGAGCAAGAGGAGCCCTTTGACCTCTCTCAGAAGCGCCGGGTCAAGGGGCCGGTGTTCCAATCAGACGGGGAGAGTGCCCGGGGCAGCCCCTGCcacgaggaggaagaggaggacaaCTGCTACGAGGTGGAGCCCTACAGCCCCGGCCTGGCCCCGCAGAGCCAACAGCTCTGCACACCCGAGGATCTGTCCACCAAGCCCGAGCACGCCCCCAAGGTGCTGGAGGAAGCCTgcaaggagaaggaggaagcgTCTAAGGAAGAATGGGAGGAGAGGAGCAAGGGCGACCTCGGGGCAGAGGGTGGCCAGGAGAGAGATTGTGCCGGCAGAGAGGAGTGCCTCAGCCTCAGGGCTTTTCCGAGCACCCGGCGGGGCCCCTCTTTTTCCGATTACTTATACTTCAAGCACAGAGATGAGAGTTTGAAAGAATTACTggagaggaaaatggaaaaacaagcaatgctTTTAGGTGTCTAA